In Taeniopygia guttata chromosome 14, bTaeGut7.mat, whole genome shotgun sequence, the genomic window tgtgatcactTAAAACCCTCTGGCTGGCTATGATAATCCTtaactggtggcactgggacaagAATTTACCTCTTCATTTTCTTAGACATAACTGCTGTCTCACTGCAGTTTCATTTTACAATATGGTAATATGCTATCCAGGAAAATCTTGCTACATGCTAATTTATCCAGTAGGCAAATTCCTTTTGGCTAATAAAAGTGCTTGCACAGGAAGCTCAAAACCCAGCAGCAATTAATTATTGACAGAGCATGTGAATTAGAGATAAAAGAAAAGTCATTCTTTCTCACATACAAGGTagtaaataaatttaattattgtACTAGAAGCAAGGGATCTTATTCTGTATTAAGTTTTATTAGCTGAGACATTTAAAAGCATGTCATCATAACAAAAAGGTCCTGTGTAATCCGAACTACGCCGCTCCATACACGGCTCTGGAGTGAATAGGCTTAATTGAGCAAATGGGAGCAGATGGCTTCTGAACAGGCAGGTATTGTGCAGGTTTAGTGTCAATTAGCTTTGGGCTGCACACGCCTGTGGCAGATTGTCTGCATAATGTGTCAGCAAGGCTGACTTTACATTTTGTGTGCCCACCGTGGCCAGGGGCTGAGAAAGActtgggtttggggtcacagaGGAGTGACAGCATCTCTCCTCCTGCATGTCCCATCCGCACCTGCACGAGGTGCCCACCCCTGCCTGGCTCCTCGCTAAACACCTCCTCTGCTTTGCACAGGAACGTGATGCCCAAGACGCTGGAGGGACAGATCACCATGGAGAAGACCCCCAGCTACTTCGTGACCAACGAGGCCCCGCGGCGCATCCACTCCATGGCCAAGGACACCAAGCTGATCGTGGTGGTGCGCAACCCCGTCACCCGCGCCATCTCAGACTACACGCAGACCCTCTCCAAAAAGCCAGAGATCCCCACCTTTGAGGTGCTGGCCTTCAAGAACCGGACTCTGGGGCTGATTGATGCCTCCTGGAGTGCTATCCGCATCGGGATTTATGCCCTGCACTTGGAAAACTGGCTCCAGTACTTCCCCCTCTCCCAGATCCTGTTTGTCAGCGGTGAGAGGCTCATCACTGACCCAGCTGGGGAAATGGCCAAGGTCCAGGACTTCTTAGGCCTCAAGAGGATTGTGACAgagaagcatttttattttaataaaacgAAGGGGTTTCCCTGTCTAAAGAAGCCAGAGGACAGCAGCGCTCCCCGGTGTTTGGGCAAGTCCAAGGGTCGAACTCACCCCAAAATAGACCCTGATGTCATCCACAGACTGCGGAAGTTTTACAAACCCTTCAATGTCATGTTTTACCAAATGATAGGCCAAGATTTCCagtgggaggaggaagaaagtgatAAGTAGAACcacaaaatcaggaaaaaaatattttttgttgttgggaTGTGAATCATCATTTGAGACCCAAAACTCTCTTGGGGCCGGAGGCTCAGCCCTGTGTGTAACAGGCTCTTGTGctgtcagggctgcagcagAAGTCGCCCCACACGTGCCGTTCTGGAACTGTGGTGGCCTGTCACCTCGGACTGCACTCGGgctctccccagggctgcactgGGGCTCGGGGCaggcgggaggaggaggaggcagggggAGCACGGCTCCTCAGGGTGATGGGCCACTTCGTGTGACGTttcgctgctgctgtccccttgcagccaggcaggcaggtCCAGGCCTCCTGCCATGGCAAGCTGGGCAAGAGGGTGGCTCCCAAAACCCAGCACTGGGACAAACCAATCGATTTGatttctcctgccctgcactTTAGTTTTGCCCAAACAGCAGCATCAGACCTGGTAAATTCAGGCCTTGTGCGCTCACATGCACACTGGTCTTTGTGTGTGGAAGGAATAAAGCCAGTTATGCTGCAAAGGAACTATGTACAGGAACTTCATTTGCACCAAACGTTTCAATTACTACTTGCACTAAAACTAGAATTTACCAAGTGCCACAGACACCTGGTCTCAGTTCTCCTCTGACTGATGGGTGCAATTCCACTGTTGGAAGAGAGTTGTTCCTTCTTTGCTGAGATGCTCAGTGAGATCAGATCTGGGGTCCCCGCAGGTCTCCACCCTCCTGGAAGCTGAAAGAACACTCCAGGCTCCCCAGGAGTGAGCCAGGTTCCCACTGCCAGCCAGGCTGCCAAGGCACAGTGTGGTGCCACACGTGtccacacagcagctcctggccaggctgtgccatgCCTGCTCTGTGGTTTGGAGCCAGTGGGGACCGAGAGGGTGGCTGCAGGTGGAGgcctgggacagccctggcacGGGGTCTGACAGTCAGgacccctggcactgccacttGTTTGCACCTTGGAAATGCAATCCCTGCTGCTTGCTGTGGACAGTTGGGGTCGCAGAACAGGGAAGCAGCCTTCATCTTACTTCAGAATTACAAAAGAGCAGTTAATTCCCAGGGCAAGTGCTGCTCAGCGCACAAAACCTGTGCTTTCTAGTGGAAATGACCAAGTCACCCAAGTTTGCAAAGCCCCATAGAAACTATGGAACAAACCTGTATCCC contains:
- the HS3ST4 gene encoding heparan sulfate glucosamine 3-O-sulfotransferase 4; its protein translation is MSPPAQPGVPGGRGSKGPPARKLLCMCSLSLCLTYLCYSLMGGTGPAALRSPAALPGSAASGAPRSPTAGPVTAAPRSPAAPPGSAPGPSAAPPRASNASREGAEGTWLRTQLAPGEVIAAQSGAFERDPQESSTTDEELSRAGSPGSRGGGSSSTTPDYGEKRLPQALIIGVKKGGTRALLEAIRAHPDVRAVGTEPHFFDRNYEKGLEWYRNVMPKTLEGQITMEKTPSYFVTNEAPRRIHSMAKDTKLIVVVRNPVTRAISDYTQTLSKKPEIPTFEVLAFKNRTLGLIDASWSAIRIGIYALHLENWLQYFPLSQILFVSGERLITDPAGEMAKVQDFLGLKRIVTEKHFYFNKTKGFPCLKKPEDSSAPRCLGKSKGRTHPKIDPDVIHRLRKFYKPFNVMFYQMIGQDFQWEEEESDK